Proteins from a genomic interval of Nautilia sp. PV-1:
- the ppsA gene encoding phosphoenolpyruvate synthase, which yields MSAFIKWFKEIGIKDTDEVGGKNASLGEMYNHLTPLGVNVPNGFAVTATAYRHYLDVNNLWEPIAKLFENFNPDDIDELKAVGKAARGLIMKGEVPEDLKKEILSSYAKLKEEYGDDVSLAVRSSATAEDSPTASFAGQNETYLNIKGDDNLLWAYKMCIASNFTDRSISYKYTHNFDPLKVYLSAVIMKMVRSDLGSSGVMFSIDTETGFKDVVFINAAWGLGENVVQGTIDPDSFFIHKPTFKKGHKAVLKRKRGNKEKTMVFSDKLETANLAEQFTKNIKTPIDKKMQFAITDEEVLQLADWAIKIEEHYTEVNGHYTPMDMEWAKDGVDGKLYMVQARPETVHSQESINEFEIYKLKERSNVILTGNAVGEKIGAGKVKILKSMAEADKFEKGDVLVATTTSPDWEPVMKIASAIITETGGRTCHAAIVSRELGKPAIVGAKNATKILKENQEVTVSCAEGEVGKVYEGILDFEIEKVDISKLPRPKTKIMMNLGNPELSFSLAKLPVDGIGLARMEFIINTYIKAHPMAIKHPEILSDTERALIDELAFPYNGEPEDFFIKTLSEGVATLAAGVYPKKCIVRMSDFKSNEYANLLGGRHFEPVEENPMIGFRGAARYTHPNYKDGFELECKAMKRAIFDMGFENIVLMIPFCRRVEEAKRVKEILTQNGLGDVETYMMCEIPNNVILIDEFLDVFDGISIGTNDLTQLTLGVDRDSQIVAFDYEERDEGVKKMVKMAVEGAKRNKKYSGLCGQAPSDYPEFAEFLVNIGIESMSLNPDSVLKIIKDIAEMENKK from the coding sequence ATGAGCGCGTTTATCAAATGGTTTAAAGAAATAGGTATAAAAGACACTGATGAAGTCGGAGGCAAAAACGCAAGTCTGGGAGAAATGTATAATCATTTGACACCTTTAGGCGTAAACGTCCCAAACGGCTTTGCAGTAACTGCAACCGCATATAGGCATTATCTTGATGTGAATAATTTATGGGAGCCTATTGCCAAACTGTTTGAAAATTTCAATCCTGACGACATAGACGAATTAAAAGCTGTAGGAAAAGCAGCAAGAGGCCTTATAATGAAAGGCGAAGTGCCTGAAGATTTAAAAAAAGAAATTCTAAGCAGTTATGCAAAACTTAAAGAAGAATACGGAGATGACGTAAGTTTGGCTGTCAGAAGTTCTGCAACGGCTGAAGATTCTCCCACAGCTTCTTTTGCGGGACAGAATGAAACGTACTTAAATATCAAAGGTGACGACAACCTGCTGTGGGCATATAAAATGTGTATAGCTAGCAACTTTACCGACAGAAGTATAAGTTACAAATACACTCATAATTTCGATCCTTTAAAAGTATATTTATCAGCCGTAATAATGAAAATGGTCAGGAGCGATTTAGGAAGCAGCGGTGTTATGTTCAGTATTGATACCGAAACCGGATTTAAAGACGTTGTATTTATAAACGCGGCATGGGGACTTGGTGAAAACGTAGTTCAGGGAACTATCGATCCTGACAGCTTTTTTATACATAAACCTACATTCAAAAAAGGCCATAAAGCTGTATTGAAAAGAAAAAGAGGAAATAAAGAAAAAACAATGGTTTTTTCTGACAAATTAGAAACCGCTAATCTAGCGGAACAGTTCACTAAAAACATTAAAACCCCTATAGATAAAAAAATGCAGTTTGCAATTACAGATGAAGAAGTTCTGCAGCTGGCTGACTGGGCTATCAAAATAGAAGAACACTATACAGAAGTAAACGGTCATTATACGCCTATGGATATGGAATGGGCAAAAGACGGAGTAGACGGAAAATTATATATGGTTCAGGCAAGACCTGAAACGGTTCATTCTCAGGAAAGTATTAACGAATTTGAAATATATAAACTAAAAGAAAGATCAAACGTTATTTTAACCGGTAATGCCGTAGGAGAAAAAATAGGAGCCGGCAAAGTAAAAATCCTAAAAAGCATGGCTGAAGCCGATAAATTTGAAAAAGGTGACGTGCTTGTCGCGACAACCACTTCTCCGGACTGGGAACCTGTAATGAAAATAGCAAGCGCTATCATTACGGAAACCGGAGGCAGAACATGCCATGCGGCGATTGTCAGCCGTGAGCTTGGCAAACCGGCAATAGTGGGTGCAAAAAACGCCACTAAGATATTAAAAGAAAATCAGGAAGTAACTGTCAGCTGTGCAGAAGGGGAAGTCGGAAAAGTTTATGAAGGAATACTTGATTTTGAAATAGAAAAAGTGGACATTTCAAAACTTCCTCGTCCTAAAACAAAAATCATGATGAACCTAGGAAACCCTGAACTTTCTTTTTCTCTTGCCAAACTTCCGGTAGACGGTATAGGACTGGCTAGAATGGAATTTATTATAAACACATACATCAAAGCTCACCCGATGGCTATAAAACATCCTGAAATTTTAAGCGATACGGAAAGAGCTTTAATAGACGAACTTGCATTTCCTTACAATGGTGAACCCGAAGATTTCTTTATCAAAACATTGAGTGAAGGTGTTGCAACCCTTGCAGCCGGAGTTTATCCTAAAAAATGCATTGTCAGAATGAGTGATTTTAAATCAAACGAATATGCCAACCTTCTTGGCGGTAGACATTTTGAACCTGTGGAGGAAAATCCTATGATAGGTTTCAGAGGAGCCGCCAGATATACTCACCCTAATTACAAAGACGGATTTGAGCTTGAATGTAAAGCAATGAAACGGGCTATATTTGATATGGGATTTGAAAATATAGTTTTAATGATACCGTTTTGCAGAAGAGTCGAAGAAGCAAAAAGAGTAAAAGAAATTTTAACTCAAAACGGCCTTGGAGATGTTGAAACATACATGATGTGCGAAATTCCGAACAACGTAATACTGATAGATGAATTTTTAGATGTTTTTGACGGAATAAGTATTGGTACAAATGATTTGACACAGCTTACATTGGGAGTTGACAGAGACTCTCAAATAGTGGCGTTCGATTATGAAGAAAGAGACGAAGGCGTCAAAAAAATGGTTAAAATGGCCGTAGAAGGCGCTAAAAGAAATAAAAAATATTCAGGACTATGCGGACAGGCTCCAAGCGATTATCCTGAATTTGCAGAATTTTTAGTAAATATAGGAATTGAAAGTATGAGTCTAAACCCTGACAGCGTACTTAAAATTATAAAAGATATAGCAGAAATGGAAAATAAAAAATAA
- a CDS encoding NAD(P)/FAD-dependent oxidoreductase has protein sequence MEYDLIVIGAGPGGTPAAMAAAAFGKKVLLIDKREKPGGECLFEGCIPSKVLENAANKFALLKEAPNFHIDLSKSPQIHWEEVLKDKEAIIKKRAEAAYEQIQQNPNIDYIQGAASFESKNSIKVNSQIFTFKKALIATGAKVNLPPFKGNGIEKAWTNRDVFFEKELPKEIVFIGAGAISCELAGMFNKLGVKCTILERGERILKRLDKEAALFVQNKMIKNGVDIKLNVNLEKIDYENGKFKIYYNTSVLESKKVLLATGRIANLEGLNLEKASVEYDRHGVRVDSTLKSSNENIYACGDCINTPKFAHTATYEAGVAVHNMFAPNKREVNYDNNSWVLFTSPQIASVGIDEKEAEKRNIDITVEKYDYKIDAKAQIDKKPFGFIKFVIHNNQIIGIQILSEDAETLIGEASLIVSKKMSPTDLLNTIHPHPTLTEGFGKLAQQIFFKEMIKRFKNNPN, from the coding sequence ATGGAGTATGATTTAATCGTAATAGGAGCCGGACCGGGCGGAACGCCCGCAGCAATGGCGGCAGCCGCATTCGGTAAAAAAGTTTTACTAATAGACAAAAGAGAAAAACCCGGCGGTGAATGTCTTTTTGAAGGATGTATACCCTCAAAAGTTTTGGAAAACGCCGCTAATAAATTCGCTTTACTGAAAGAAGCTCCGAATTTCCATATAGATCTGTCTAAATCACCTCAAATCCACTGGGAAGAAGTATTAAAAGACAAAGAAGCAATTATAAAAAAAAGAGCTGAAGCAGCATACGAACAGATCCAGCAAAACCCGAATATCGATTATATTCAAGGTGCTGCAAGTTTTGAAAGTAAAAACAGTATTAAAGTAAACAGTCAGATTTTTACTTTTAAAAAAGCTCTGATCGCTACCGGCGCAAAAGTAAATCTGCCGCCTTTTAAAGGCAACGGTATTGAAAAAGCCTGGACAAACAGGGATGTTTTTTTTGAAAAAGAGCTTCCTAAAGAAATCGTTTTTATAGGAGCCGGAGCCATAAGCTGCGAACTTGCAGGAATGTTTAATAAACTCGGTGTAAAATGCACTATCCTTGAAAGAGGAGAAAGAATACTTAAAAGACTCGATAAAGAAGCGGCCTTGTTCGTTCAAAATAAAATGATAAAAAACGGTGTTGATATAAAACTGAACGTAAATCTGGAAAAGATAGATTATGAAAACGGCAAATTCAAAATATATTACAACACTTCAGTTTTAGAATCCAAAAAAGTTCTTCTTGCCACAGGAAGAATTGCAAATCTTGAAGGTCTTAACCTTGAAAAAGCTTCCGTTGAATATGACAGACACGGAGTAAGAGTAGATTCTACCCTTAAATCTAGCAATGAAAACATCTACGCCTGCGGAGACTGTATAAATACTCCTAAATTCGCCCATACGGCGACATATGAAGCAGGAGTGGCCGTTCATAATATGTTCGCCCCGAATAAAAGAGAGGTGAATTACGACAACAATTCCTGGGTTCTGTTTACAAGCCCTCAAATCGCATCAGTCGGAATTGACGAAAAAGAAGCGGAAAAAAGAAACATAGACATCACCGTAGAAAAATACGATTATAAAATAGACGCCAAAGCTCAAATAGACAAAAAACCTTTCGGGTTTATCAAATTCGTAATACATAATAACCAGATTATAGGTATTCAGATTTTAAGCGAAGACGCCGAAACTCTGATAGGAGAAGCGTCATTAATAGTATCTAAGAAAATGTCGCCAACAGACCTGTTAAACACAATTCATCCCCATCCTACTTTAACGGAAGGGTTCGGCAAACTTGCACAGCAGATATTTTTTAAAGAAATGATTAAAAGATTCAAAAACAATCCAAATTAA
- a CDS encoding aldolase, with protein MLEKYLPADVPAEKRKEFLNILEEVTNSTGRLMLFAGDQKVEHLNNDFYGEGIPADDHNPEHLFQIASNAKIGVFATQFGLISRYGVDYPDIPYLVKLNSKTNIIPYEAKDPYSEQWLSVNDVVEFKKYSGVNIKGVGYTVYLGSEHEHSMLKEAANIVHQAHKNGLLAVLWMYPKGKFIQDEHDKHLIAGAAGVAVCLGADFAKVKVPYENSQFKPELLHEVVQAAGKCGVLCEGGKKINEEEFLKELYEQIHIGGTRGNGTGRNIHQRPLKEAIKMANAIYAITCENKNTQEALKILNS; from the coding sequence ATGTTAGAAAAATATTTACCTGCCGATGTTCCGGCAGAAAAAAGAAAAGAATTTTTAAATATCCTTGAAGAGGTTACAAACTCTACAGGAAGACTTATGCTGTTTGCGGGAGATCAGAAAGTAGAACATCTAAACAATGATTTCTACGGTGAGGGAATCCCGGCAGACGACCATAATCCCGAACATCTTTTTCAAATCGCATCAAATGCAAAAATAGGAGTTTTTGCAACACAGTTCGGACTTATCAGCAGATACGGAGTGGATTATCCGGATATACCTTATCTTGTTAAACTGAATTCTAAAACCAACATAATCCCGTATGAAGCCAAAGATCCGTATTCCGAACAGTGGCTGAGTGTTAATGACGTTGTTGAATTTAAAAAATACAGCGGAGTTAACATTAAAGGCGTAGGATATACCGTGTATCTCGGAAGCGAACACGAACATTCAATGCTCAAAGAAGCCGCAAATATAGTTCATCAGGCACACAAAAACGGGCTTTTGGCAGTATTATGGATGTATCCGAAAGGAAAATTCATTCAAGACGAACATGATAAACACCTGATAGCGGGAGCCGCAGGTGTAGCGGTATGTCTCGGAGCGGACTTTGCAAAAGTGAAAGTTCCTTATGAAAACAGTCAGTTTAAACCCGAACTCCTTCATGAAGTAGTTCAGGCTGCCGGAAAATGCGGTGTATTATGTGAAGGCGGTAAAAAAATAAATGAAGAAGAGTTTTTAAAAGAATTATACGAACAGATTCACATCGGAGGCACGAGAGGAAACGGTACGGGCAGAAACATACACCAAAGACCTCTTAAAGAAGCAATAAAAATGGCAAATGCTATATATGCAATAACTTGCGAAAACAAAAACACGCAAGAAGCATTAAAAATTTTGAATTCTTAA
- a CDS encoding DUF4010 domain-containing protein, which translates to MKMLSFIPQDLIYLIIVTSLSFLIGLELKSYRESKNVQKTHIGSARTYTFIGIAGFVFFKINLYFYIAGFLSLTLLYAIHYYYKTIHDRTSIVSYLVMSIVYSFGALIEAYNNVWLVAFLFVLVVFILNYKSHTQNFLNEINEKEIETLGKFLLLSAVILPILPDTEIKYINISPFKIWLVVVIISAISYGSYLAQKFIFKNKGYLLTGIFGGLYSSTATTVVLSKKALSIKAKGDILSIINSSIIVATSMMYLRLLVIAVIFNFQVAKAISLPLILFAAAGIVISFALYKKQTASNVPIDDRNPLELGTAFVFAFLFVAMMAITHYVTAHFGNVGLKILSFIIGFTDIDPFVLSLMTGKFHITLNAISAAIVIAAGSNNILKAIYALIFSKKIAKTAAIWLFVLGILTIAYGLFVY; encoded by the coding sequence ATGAAAATGTTAAGTTTTATTCCTCAGGATTTAATTTATCTTATTATAGTCACGTCCCTTTCTTTTCTGATAGGCCTTGAATTAAAAAGCTACAGAGAAAGCAAAAATGTACAAAAAACTCATATCGGCTCCGCAAGAACCTATACTTTCATAGGTATTGCGGGATTTGTGTTCTTTAAAATAAATCTTTATTTTTATATTGCGGGATTTTTATCCCTTACGCTTTTATATGCGATTCATTACTATTACAAAACAATACACGACAGAACTTCCATCGTTTCATATCTTGTAATGAGTATAGTTTACAGTTTCGGCGCTCTGATAGAGGCCTACAACAACGTATGGCTTGTGGCGTTTTTATTCGTACTTGTTGTATTTATACTCAATTATAAATCCCACACCCAGAATTTCTTAAACGAAATAAACGAAAAAGAGATTGAAACACTAGGAAAATTTCTGCTTTTAAGTGCGGTAATCCTGCCTATACTGCCTGATACGGAAATCAAATACATAAATATCTCTCCTTTTAAAATATGGCTTGTAGTCGTTATCATTTCTGCAATATCATACGGCAGCTATCTGGCTCAAAAATTCATATTCAAAAACAAAGGATACCTGCTTACAGGAATTTTCGGAGGTCTTTACAGCTCTACGGCCACAACCGTTGTATTAAGCAAAAAAGCGTTAAGCATTAAGGCAAAAGGAGACATATTAAGTATTATCAATTCATCTATTATCGTGGCTACTTCGATGATGTACTTAAGACTTCTTGTAATTGCTGTGATTTTCAATTTTCAGGTGGCAAAAGCCATTTCTCTGCCTTTAATCTTATTTGCGGCAGCCGGAATAGTAATATCTTTTGCCCTTTACAAAAAACAGACCGCAAGCAATGTGCCTATTGACGACAGAAACCCTTTAGAACTTGGAACGGCTTTCGTTTTTGCATTTTTGTTTGTAGCAATGATGGCTATTACCCATTATGTAACGGCTCATTTTGGAAACGTAGGACTTAAAATCCTCTCTTTCATTATAGGTTTTACGGATATAGACCCGTTTGTCCTGTCTCTAATGACAGGCAAATTTCACATTACATTGAATGCAATATCGGCGGCAATAGTAATAGCAGCCGGAAGCAACAATATATTAAAAGCCATATATGCGCTGATTTTCAGTAAAAAAATAGCAAAAACAGCGGCAATATGGCTTTTTGTACTTGGTATTTTAACAATAGCTTACGGATTATTCGTATACTAA
- a CDS encoding plasma-membrane proton-efflux P-type ATPase: MKTEDYKNIPVEKVAGEFQTDLEKGLSSEEAKKRLKKYGPNEIPEYKEPLWHRIFRRFWGPIPWMIEIAAVLSALVHRWEDFTIIMIMLFTNAILDFYQEHKALNAIEVLKKKLARKSTVLRNGQWMEIPAKELVPGDIIKIKIGDIVPADVKLIGGGEFLSVDQSALTGESLPVTKKPGDVAFSNSVIKQGEMTALVVGTGLNTYFGKTVGLVAKAEHNQRSHFQKMVINVGNYLILITVIMVAIIIFAGVKRHENIWELLEFSLVLTVAAIPVALPTVLTVVMAVGAVNLARKQAIVSRLAAVEEMAGMDILCSDKTGTLTQNKMTVGTPYIEENHTPEELFKYALFASKKENNDPIEKPIFEWAEKNNLKLPEFKLIKFIPFDPVRKRTEAYIELDGKKIVATKGAPQVIIEMCNLDKEHKQKAYAKVEEFAQDGFRTLGVAYKLEDENSFHFLGLIPLYDPPRPDSKEAIEEAKEKGVEVKMVTGDNVAVAKYIAKILGIGENIYSIRELKNETHDEYITLAQIISKALLKSMNLSDEEIKEKVDQITSLVKKEVGKLTKGSVKRHESEIVKIIEEANGFAEVYPEDKYFIVDELQKADHIVGMTGDGVNDAPALRKADTGIAVSGATDAARAAADIVLLAPGLRVIVDAIKEARITFERMKSYTIYRIAETIRVILFMTLAIVIFNFYPITALMIILLALLNDIPILSIAYDNTKIEKKPVRWDMHEMLVLSTWLGIAGVLSSFTIFYITMVYIQAHPDSAFFPDIPSWINVHDPKSWLLFVQSAFFTKLVMAGHWTIYNTRTSDWFFKKPYPSWILLVASFSTAFLGLIIGVYGFGLITPIGWKWGIFLFFYTVVWFVFNDFVKRAVVKYYRKAKGIDVL, translated from the coding sequence ATGAAAACGGAAGATTATAAAAATATACCCGTTGAAAAAGTTGCAGGAGAATTTCAGACGGATCTTGAAAAAGGTCTAAGCTCGGAAGAAGCCAAAAAAAGACTTAAAAAATACGGACCGAATGAAATCCCTGAATATAAAGAGCCTTTGTGGCACAGGATTTTCAGAAGATTCTGGGGACCGATTCCATGGATGATCGAAATTGCGGCCGTTTTAAGCGCACTGGTCCACAGATGGGAAGATTTCACCATTATTATGATAATGCTTTTTACAAATGCTATTTTGGACTTTTACCAGGAGCACAAAGCATTAAACGCAATTGAAGTATTAAAGAAAAAACTGGCGCGCAAATCCACGGTTTTAAGAAACGGACAATGGATGGAAATACCGGCTAAAGAACTGGTACCCGGAGATATTATTAAAATAAAAATCGGAGACATTGTTCCAGCAGACGTAAAACTTATAGGCGGCGGCGAGTTTTTATCAGTCGACCAGTCGGCACTGACGGGTGAAAGTCTGCCGGTAACCAAAAAACCGGGAGACGTCGCCTTTTCAAATTCGGTAATAAAACAAGGAGAAATGACTGCTTTGGTTGTAGGCACCGGCCTTAATACATATTTCGGCAAAACGGTGGGGCTTGTAGCCAAAGCCGAACACAATCAAAGAAGCCATTTCCAAAAAATGGTTATTAACGTTGGTAATTATCTTATATTAATTACCGTTATTATGGTAGCTATTATCATTTTTGCCGGAGTAAAAAGACACGAAAATATTTGGGAGCTTTTGGAATTTTCGCTTGTATTAACGGTCGCGGCAATACCTGTCGCACTTCCAACCGTGCTTACCGTAGTAATGGCGGTAGGAGCGGTTAACCTTGCAAGAAAACAGGCAATAGTATCCCGTCTTGCCGCAGTAGAGGAAATGGCGGGTATGGATATACTCTGTTCGGATAAAACAGGAACGCTCACCCAAAATAAAATGACGGTAGGCACTCCTTACATAGAGGAAAACCACACTCCCGAAGAGCTTTTTAAATACGCTCTGTTTGCCAGTAAAAAAGAAAATAACGACCCTATCGAAAAACCGATTTTTGAATGGGCGGAAAAAAACAATCTGAAACTGCCTGAATTTAAACTGATTAAATTTATACCGTTTGACCCTGTACGTAAAAGAACGGAAGCCTATATAGAACTGGACGGTAAAAAAATAGTAGCGACAAAAGGCGCTCCTCAGGTTATTATTGAAATGTGCAACCTGGATAAAGAACATAAACAAAAAGCTTATGCAAAAGTAGAAGAGTTCGCCCAGGACGGCTTTAGGACACTCGGAGTTGCTTACAAACTCGAAGATGAAAACAGTTTTCATTTCCTGGGTCTGATTCCTCTGTATGACCCGCCAAGACCGGACTCCAAAGAAGCTATAGAAGAAGCCAAAGAAAAAGGCGTGGAAGTTAAAATGGTAACGGGAGACAATGTAGCCGTTGCAAAATATATAGCAAAAATACTCGGAATCGGAGAAAACATATATTCAATAAGAGAGCTTAAAAACGAAACGCACGACGAATATATCACACTCGCTCAGATTATTTCCAAAGCTTTACTCAAAAGTATGAATTTAAGCGATGAGGAAATAAAAGAAAAAGTTGATCAGATCACATCTCTCGTAAAAAAAGAAGTGGGTAAACTTACAAAAGGCAGCGTAAAAAGACACGAAAGCGAAATAGTAAAAATAATAGAAGAGGCGAACGGATTTGCGGAAGTTTATCCGGAAGACAAATATTTTATAGTCGACGAACTTCAAAAAGCCGATCATATCGTAGGTATGACGGGTGACGGCGTAAACGACGCACCGGCTTTGCGTAAAGCGGACACCGGAATTGCGGTAAGCGGAGCAACGGACGCGGCAAGAGCTGCTGCGGATATTGTGCTGCTGGCACCGGGACTCAGGGTTATAGTAGACGCGATTAAGGAAGCCAGAATAACGTTTGAAAGGATGAAAAGCTATACCATTTACAGAATAGCCGAAACAATCAGGGTGATTTTATTTATGACTCTTGCTATCGTTATTTTTAATTTCTATCCTATTACGGCACTGATGATTATCCTTTTGGCACTTTTAAACGATATCCCTATTCTTTCAATCGCATATGACAACACAAAAATAGAAAAAAAACCGGTCCGATGGGATATGCATGAAATGCTTGTACTCTCAACGTGGCTTGGTATCGCAGGGGTGCTCAGCAGTTTTACAATTTTTTATATTACGATGGTATATATCCAGGCGCATCCAGACAGTGCATTCTTCCCTGATATCCCAAGCTGGATAAACGTTCACGATCCGAAAAGCTGGCTGTTGTTCGTGCAAAGCGCATTTTTTACCAAACTTGTAATGGCCGGACACTGGACTATCTATAACACCAGAACAAGCGACTGGTTCTTTAAAAAACCTTATCCAAGCTGGATTTTGCTTGTAGCCTCTTTTTCAACTGCGTTTTTAGGCCTCATTATAGGTGTTTACGGATTCGGATTAATTACGCCTATCGGCTGGAAATGGGGAATATTCCTATTTTTCTATACCGTTGTGTGGTTTGTATTTAACGATTTCGTTAAAAGAGCGGTTGTAAAATATTACAGAAAAGCAAAAGGAATTGACGTACTATGA
- a CDS encoding NAD(P)/FAD-dependent oxidoreductase: MYDVIIIGGGLGYTAAIVLGKAGKKVALIEKDLSHIGGTCLHNGCIPSKNLLHRAKTVIESKEDVFTKKASVNLKNIKEKIEAILQKSTSAVINQCKAAGVDLIEGKAEITDEGVKVGNKIFNPAYTIIATGSKPRIPSEIEIDYKKIITSDEALKMEHIPKEISIYGTGAIGLEMATVFAAFGSKVNLIYRHENISRKFPQAITQNLEKQLKNIGVNLIPNTSIQKAYVKNNKAVIHTQDKTFETEYLLVATGRVPDTDAVKTDKIAIEKGAVKTDEYFRTTMPGVFAIGDCNGKLLLAHAARAEALNVADQILGNKEKLNLKNIPKFIYTLPLSYANIGKATENSASFPLSYLGISGSGFGDKNGMVILYSDDENFITGADILAPNAEELIGIIAAALTGELDINTFKKTIFPHPTYSEAIDRTLRRFR; the protein is encoded by the coding sequence ATGTATGACGTAATAATTATAGGAGGAGGCTTGGGATACACAGCAGCCATAGTCCTAGGCAAAGCCGGCAAAAAAGTGGCTTTAATAGAAAAAGACCTCTCACATATTGGAGGAACATGCCTGCATAACGGATGTATTCCTTCTAAAAACCTGCTTCACAGGGCTAAAACAGTAATAGAATCCAAAGAAGACGTTTTTACAAAAAAGGCTTCCGTAAATCTTAAAAATATAAAAGAAAAAATCGAAGCGATTTTGCAAAAAAGCACTTCGGCCGTTATAAACCAGTGTAAAGCCGCAGGAGTAGATCTTATAGAAGGAAAAGCCGAAATAACTGATGAAGGGGTAAAAGTCGGAAACAAAATATTTAACCCGGCGTATACAATAATAGCAACCGGCTCAAAACCGAGAATTCCTTCAGAAATAGAAATAGATTACAAAAAAATAATCACATCAGACGAAGCGCTAAAAATGGAACATATTCCAAAAGAAATTTCCATTTACGGCACTGGGGCCATAGGTCTGGAAATGGCAACCGTTTTTGCCGCATTCGGAAGCAAAGTCAACCTGATATACAGACATGAAAACATATCAAGAAAATTTCCTCAGGCTATTACTCAAAATCTTGAAAAACAGCTAAAAAACATAGGAGTAAATCTTATTCCTAATACTTCTATACAAAAAGCTTATGTTAAAAACAATAAAGCGGTAATACATACGCAAGACAAAACCTTTGAAACGGAATATCTGCTTGTGGCAACCGGAAGAGTGCCTGATACAGACGCCGTTAAAACAGATAAAATCGCAATAGAAAAAGGCGCCGTTAAAACAGACGAATATTTCCGAACCACAATGCCCGGGGTATTTGCTATAGGCGACTGTAACGGCAAACTACTTTTAGCCCACGCGGCAAGGGCGGAAGCCCTCAACGTAGCAGATCAGATACTTGGAAACAAAGAAAAACTCAATCTTAAAAATATTCCAAAATTCATATACACTCTTCCTCTTTCTTACGCAAACATCGGTAAAGCCACTGAAAACTCCGCTTCTTTTCCGCTTTCTTATTTGGGTATTTCAGGAAGCGGCTTTGGAGATAAAAACGGAATGGTGATACTTTATTCGGATGATGAAAATTTCATAACGGGAGCCGACATACTCGCACCCAATGCGGAAGAGCTTATAGGAATTATAGCTGCTGCACTGACCGGAGAACTTGATATTAATACGTTCAAAAAAACAATATTTCCGCACCCTACATACAGTGAGGCAATCGACAGAACTTTAAGGAGGTTTAGATGA